The Dehalococcoidia bacterium genome has a window encoding:
- a CDS encoding adenylate kinase — translation MVIFLGAPGAGKGTQAAGVARKMEMAHISSGDLFRQAVERGDELGRRVKSYMEKGALVPDEITIEMVLDRLAQPSKQKGVILDGFPRNLVQAESLDGALKEQGKAVNSVVYIRVAQPELVRRLSTRWLCKRCQTPYSKDGGVGDVAACQKCGGELYQRADDSSETVKKRLEVYFRDTAPLIDYYRRHGKLIEIDGEGDVKSVTGRIANAVGGRT, via the coding sequence ATAGTTATTTTTCTGGGGGCGCCGGGCGCCGGCAAGGGAACGCAGGCGGCGGGTGTAGCCCGCAAAATGGAAATGGCGCACATCTCTTCCGGAGACCTGTTCCGCCAGGCGGTGGAGAGAGGAGACGAACTGGGGCGCAGGGTAAAAAGCTATATGGAAAAAGGGGCGCTGGTACCCGACGAAATCACTATCGAGATGGTGCTCGACAGGCTGGCGCAGCCCTCCAAACAAAAAGGAGTTATTCTGGACGGCTTTCCACGTAATCTGGTGCAGGCCGAGAGCCTGGATGGGGCGCTCAAGGAACAGGGTAAAGCCGTGAATTCGGTGGTTTATATCCGCGTGGCGCAGCCTGAACTGGTGCGGCGGTTGTCGACCCGCTGGCTGTGCAAGCGCTGCCAGACACCCTACTCAAAGGATGGGGGGGTGGGCGATGTGGCTGCCTGTCAGAAGTGCGGTGGAGAGCTCTACCAGAGAGCGGACGATTCGTCGGAAACGGTAAAGAAGCGCCTGGAGGTGTACTTCCGGGATACCGCGCCGCTCATCGATTATTACCGCAGGCATGGTAAGTTGATTGAGATAGATGGCGAAGGTGATGTGAAAAGCGTCACCGGTCGCATAGCGAACGCCGTCGGCGGACGGACGTAA
- the secY gene encoding preprotein translocase subunit SecY, with protein sequence MAQKASSRPRLIQAMIDAFSLPDLRRRLLITLGILVVFRFVAHVPVPGIDATALKDVFQNSPLLGMLDMFSGGALKNFSVAAMGVYPYITASIVITLMTPIIPALQRLAEEGESGRNKINTITHWLMVPLAGLSGYGQLVLLQNSGAVASSDGLSTFAIILSLIAGSMFCVWLGEQITSYGIGNGVSIIIFAGIMASLPEQIGEGYLAGQQGQVTGLIVFIIISLLTAFFIVIFTEAHRRIPVQYAKSVYRGGRMYRQSGSSYIPMRVNTAGMIPLIFAMAMVTFPGIIANWFGGTQAGTDFASQVVRVFSSSTAPPLGLIYWGLYFLLVVGFSFFYTTVIFQQQDLPNVLQRQGGFVPGIRPGKQTATYLNDVIMRITWAGALFLALVAIVPFIARSLTSVQVLQLSSSGMLIVVGVVLDTMKQMEAQLAMRRYEGFIK encoded by the coding sequence ATGGCGCAAAAAGCGTCGTCCAGGCCGCGTCTCATCCAGGCCATGATAGACGCCTTCAGCCTGCCGGACCTGCGGCGTCGTCTCCTTATAACCCTCGGCATCCTGGTGGTGTTCCGCTTCGTGGCTCACGTGCCCGTACCCGGCATAGATGCCACAGCCCTGAAGGACGTGTTCCAGAACAGTCCCCTGCTGGGCATGCTGGACATGTTCAGCGGAGGCGCGCTCAAGAACTTCAGCGTGGCGGCTATGGGGGTGTACCCGTACATCACCGCCAGCATCGTCATCACGCTGATGACGCCTATCATACCTGCGTTGCAGCGCCTGGCCGAGGAAGGCGAGAGCGGGCGCAACAAGATTAATACCATCACGCACTGGCTGATGGTGCCGCTGGCCGGACTTTCCGGTTACGGCCAACTGGTATTGCTGCAAAATTCGGGCGCGGTCGCCAGTAGCGATGGTCTTTCAACCTTTGCCATCATACTGTCGCTTATCGCAGGCTCCATGTTCTGCGTCTGGCTGGGCGAGCAGATTACTTCTTATGGCATCGGCAATGGCGTGTCCATCATCATTTTCGCTGGCATCATGGCGTCGTTACCTGAGCAAATCGGCGAGGGTTACCTGGCGGGGCAGCAGGGACAGGTGACGGGGCTGATCGTCTTCATCATCATCAGCCTGCTGACAGCGTTCTTCATCGTCATCTTCACCGAGGCGCACCGGCGCATACCCGTGCAATACGCCAAGAGCGTCTACCGCGGCGGGCGCATGTACCGCCAGAGCGGTTCGAGCTACATACCCATGCGCGTCAATACCGCCGGCATGATTCCGCTCATCTTCGCCATGGCCATGGTGACCTTTCCCGGCATCATCGCCAACTGGTTCGGCGGGACTCAAGCGGGCACTGATTTCGCCAGCCAGGTGGTACGGGTGTTCAGCTCAAGCACGGCACCGCCCTTGGGGCTGATTTACTGGGGCCTTTACTTCCTGCTAGTGGTAGGTTTTTCTTTCTTCTATACCACCGTTATTTTCCAACAGCAGGATCTGCCAAACGTGCTGCAGCGTCAGGGAGGTTTCGTTCCTGGCATCCGTCCCGGCAAACAGACTGCAACCTATCTGAACGATGTCATCATGCGCATCACCTGGGCCGGCGCTCTTTTCCTGGCGCTGGTGGCCATCGTGCCCTTTATCGCCCGCTCGTTGACCAGCGTGCAGGTATTGCAACTTTCCAGTTCCGGCATGCTCATCGTGGTAGGCGTGGTGCTGGATACCATGAAACAGATGGAAGCTCAACTGGCTATGCGCCGCTATGAAGGCTTCATCAAGTAG
- a CDS encoding 50S ribosomal protein L15 encodes MKQNELSPAEGSHKAHKRVGRGAGSGHGTFSGRGCKGNKARAGFGVRPGFEGGQIPIIKRLPEKRGFTNLFKKDVSVINVSALNCFDAGSEVTTETLLAEGLIKSKTLPVKILAGGDIDRALNVKVSSYSAAAKAKIEAAGGTAEEVA; translated from the coding sequence ATGAAGCAGAACGAACTGTCACCCGCCGAGGGCTCACACAAGGCGCACAAGCGCGTCGGGCGCGGCGCGGGCAGCGGGCACGGCACATTCTCCGGGCGCGGCTGCAAGGGGAACAAAGCGCGCGCCGGTTTCGGCGTGAGGCCCGGTTTCGAAGGCGGCCAGATCCCTATTATCAAGCGCCTGCCCGAGAAGCGCGGCTTTACCAACTTGTTCAAGAAGGACGTGAGCGTCATCAACGTTTCCGCCCTCAATTGCTTCGACGCGGGCAGCGAAGTGACTACTGAAACTCTGCTTGCCGAAGGACTTATCAAATCAAAGACGCTGCCGGTTAAAATACTGGCCGGTGGCGATATCGACCGGGCGCTAAATGTAAAAGTGAGCAGCTATTCGGCGGCGGCCAAGGCCAAAATAGAAGCTGCCGGCGGTACTGCGGAGGAGGTCGCCTAA
- a CDS encoding 50S ribosomal protein L30: MKKSRRRPAVAKLKVTWIKSDIGYAEDQKRTIQSLGLRRLNQSVVHEDSVSLRGMVVKVRHLVKVEEVS, from the coding sequence GTGAAGAAAAGCCGCAGGAGGCCAGCGGTGGCTAAACTTAAAGTTACGTGGATTAAAAGCGATATCGGCTATGCCGAAGACCAGAAGCGCACTATCCAGTCTCTGGGGCTGAGGCGGCTCAACCAGAGCGTGGTTCATGAAGATTCCGTCTCCCTGCGCGGCATGGTTGTCAAGGTGAGGCACCTGGTCAAAGTCGAGGAGGTGTCTTGA
- a CDS encoding 30S ribosomal protein S5 has product MAKESISRSKIDATELALNDKLIYINRVSKVLKGGKRLSFAALVVSGDGAGHVGIGLGKSNEVPEAINKANAVAHKHLINVQMAGNTIPYEVTAKFGAAQVLLKPAAPGIGIIAGGSVRAVVEAAGIKDILTKSLGSANKANVAKAVMLALSSLKDPKKELAKRKGEEKPQEASGG; this is encoded by the coding sequence GTGGCTAAGGAAAGCATTTCCAGAAGTAAAATCGACGCAACCGAGCTGGCGTTAAACGACAAGCTCATCTATATCAACCGCGTCTCTAAAGTCCTCAAGGGCGGCAAGCGTCTCAGCTTCGCCGCGCTGGTGGTCAGCGGGGACGGGGCGGGCCATGTGGGCATCGGCCTGGGCAAGTCCAACGAAGTCCCGGAGGCCATCAACAAGGCCAATGCTGTGGCCCATAAGCACCTTATCAACGTGCAGATGGCCGGCAACACCATTCCTTACGAGGTGACCGCCAAGTTCGGCGCCGCCCAGGTGCTACTCAAGCCGGCAGCGCCGGGCATTGGTATCATTGCAGGCGGCAGCGTGCGCGCGGTGGTGGAAGCGGCGGGCATCAAAGATATCCTGACCAAATCGCTCGGCAGCGCCAATAAGGCCAACGTGGCCAAGGCCGTCATGCTGGCTCTTTCCAGCCTGAAGGACCCCAAGAAGGAACTGGCCAAGCGCAAGGGTGAAGAAAAGCCGCAGGAGGCCAGCGGTGGCTAA
- a CDS encoding 50S ribosomal protein L18, protein MAKLSTRKARQTRHARIRATLKGTAARPRLCVFRSLQHIYVQVIDDEQGHTLTSASTLEPEIAKKVDGKKKAEQASVIGATVAERALKAGVKQVVFDRGGYKYHGRVKSLAEAARKAGLEF, encoded by the coding sequence ATGGCCAAGCTTAGTACCAGAAAAGCGCGCCAGACGAGACATGCCCGCATCCGCGCCACGCTCAAAGGCACGGCGGCGCGTCCCCGGTTGTGCGTCTTCCGCAGCTTGCAGCACATTTACGTCCAGGTTATAGACGATGAGCAGGGTCACACGCTGACCTCGGCTTCGACGCTAGAGCCTGAAATCGCCAAGAAGGTGGACGGCAAGAAAAAAGCCGAGCAGGCCAGCGTCATCGGCGCCACCGTGGCCGAAAGGGCCCTTAAAGCCGGCGTCAAACAGGTGGTGTTCGACCGCGGCGGCTACAAGTATCATGGCCGTGTCAAGAGCCTGGCCGAGGCTGCCCGCAAAGCCGGGCTGGAATTCTAA
- a CDS encoding 50S ribosomal protein L6: MSRIGRMPITVPSGVVVSIKGNEVSVKGSRGELKRVISPDMKLTLEDGKLLVARPSDDKTHRALHGLTRSLLFNMVEGVTKGYEKNLEIVGVGFRAEKEGADVNLRVGFTHTVSVKPRPGITLDVDAKNLNVKVSGIDKETVGQTAAEIRRIRPPDAYKGKGIRYAGETVKLKPGKAGKAVGGGKTK, translated from the coding sequence ATGTCCAGAATAGGTCGCATGCCAATAACAGTGCCATCGGGAGTGGTGGTCAGTATTAAGGGGAATGAGGTCAGTGTCAAGGGCTCCAGAGGCGAGCTCAAGCGGGTCATCAGCCCGGATATGAAGCTCACCCTGGAGGACGGCAAACTCTTGGTGGCGCGCCCATCGGACGACAAGACCCACCGCGCCCTGCACGGCCTGACGCGCAGCCTGCTGTTCAATATGGTCGAGGGCGTTACCAAGGGTTACGAGAAGAACCTCGAAATCGTGGGGGTGGGCTTCCGCGCTGAAAAAGAGGGTGCCGATGTCAATCTTCGCGTGGGCTTCACCCATACCGTCAGCGTCAAACCACGCCCCGGCATAACGCTGGATGTGGACGCCAAGAATCTGAACGTCAAAGTATCAGGTATCGATAAAGAAACTGTCGGCCAGACGGCCGCCGAAATCCGACGCATCCGTCCACCGGATGCTTACAAGGGTAAGGGCATCCGCTACGCCGGCGAGACCGTGAAGCTCAAGCCGGGCAAGGCCGGCAAGGCTGTCGGTGGAGGTAAAACGAAATAA
- a CDS encoding 30S ribosomal protein S8 — protein sequence MAVSDPIADMLTRIRNSAMARHDSVSMPSSKMKLNIAKILKQEGYISGYEVGGTGTERELKITLKYQERNKPMITGLKRMSKPGLRLYVQRNEIPRVYGGMGIAILSTSRGVVPSYKAWKQGLGGELLCYIW from the coding sequence ATGGCAGTAAGTGATCCCATAGCCGATATGTTAACCCGGATTCGGAACAGTGCCATGGCACGGCACGACAGCGTGAGCATGCCGTCTTCCAAGATGAAGCTCAACATCGCCAAGATATTAAAGCAGGAAGGCTATATCAGCGGCTATGAAGTGGGGGGCACCGGCACCGAGCGGGAGTTAAAAATCACACTCAAGTATCAGGAGCGCAACAAACCCATGATTACCGGGCTGAAGCGCATGAGCAAGCCTGGCTTGCGCCTGTACGTTCAGCGCAACGAGATCCCGCGCGTTTACGGCGGCATGGGCATCGCTATACTATCCACATCGCGCGGCGTGGTCCCCAGCTATAAAGCCTGGAAACAGGGTCTCGGCGGCGAGCTCCTGTGCTATATCTGGTAA
- a CDS encoding type Z 30S ribosomal protein S14: MAKTSEIVKAKRPTKYRVQQHNRCHLCGRSRGYIRLFGLCRICFRRMSLSGQIPGVRKSSW, encoded by the coding sequence ATGGCTAAGACATCAGAAATCGTAAAAGCAAAACGCCCGACCAAATACCGCGTGCAGCAGCATAACCGCTGCCACCTGTGCGGGCGCTCGCGGGGTTACATTCGCTTGTTTGGTTTATGCCGCATCTGCTTCCGCAGGATGTCCCTTTCGGGGCAGATACCCGGCGTACGCAAATCCAGCTGGTAA
- a CDS encoding 50S ribosomal protein L5 has protein sequence MSRLHDKYRKDVVPALIKKSGYSNVMRVPRIQKVVLNIGAGEAVTNAKAIEAAQADMAAISGQHPIVRRSTKSISAFKLRVGMPVGVKVTLRGERMYEFLDKLISIVLPRIREFAGVPNSWDGRGNYTLGFKEQTVFPEIEFEKVDKLRGLEVSIVTTAGTDEEGRQLLELLGMPFTKD, from the coding sequence ATGTCAAGACTGCATGATAAATACCGCAAGGACGTCGTGCCGGCCCTTATCAAGAAGAGCGGTTATTCAAACGTGATGCGGGTGCCGCGCATTCAGAAGGTCGTGCTCAACATAGGCGCTGGCGAGGCTGTCACCAACGCCAAGGCCATCGAGGCCGCCCAGGCGGACATGGCCGCCATTTCCGGACAGCATCCCATCGTGCGCCGCTCCACCAAATCCATCTCGGCTTTCAAACTAAGGGTAGGCATGCCAGTCGGCGTCAAGGTAACGTTGCGGGGCGAGCGCATGTACGAATTTCTGGACAAGCTCATCAGCATCGTGCTTCCCCGCATCCGCGAGTTTGCCGGCGTGCCCAACAGTTGGGACGGGCGCGGCAACTACACGCTGGGTTTTAAGGAACAAACCGTTTTCCCTGAGATAGAATTCGAAAAAGTAGACAAGCTGCGTGGCCTGGAGGTCTCCATTGTCACCACTGCGGGAACGGACGAGGAAGGACGCCAGCTGCTTGAGCTACTGGGCATGCCTTTCACTAAGGACTAA
- a CDS encoding 50S ribosomal protein L24, with the protein MNIKKNDTVLVIAGKDRGKKGKVHFAYPREDKVLVDGVNIIKKHTKPKGQARQAGIIEREAPLDVSNVMLLCPKCNKPARIGQKTLDDGKRVRYCKVCQEVLD; encoded by the coding sequence ATGAATATCAAAAAGAACGACACCGTACTGGTGATCGCAGGCAAGGACAGGGGAAAGAAGGGCAAGGTGCACTTCGCTTACCCCCGTGAAGACAAGGTGCTGGTCGACGGTGTGAACATTATCAAGAAGCACACTAAACCGAAGGGCCAGGCCAGACAGGCGGGCATTATCGAGCGCGAAGCTCCGCTGGACGTCTCCAACGTCATGTTGCTGTGCCCGAAGTGCAACAAGCCGGCGCGCATCGGCCAGAAGACGCTGGACGACGGCAAGCGCGTGCGTTACTGCAAGGTCTGCCAAGAGGTGTTGGACTAA
- a CDS encoding 50S ribosomal protein L14 has translation MIKPYTRLRVADNTGARQIMCINIPGGTGRKDAHVGDVISCAVKKATPDAVVKKGEVVQAVIVRVAQPYRRPDGSYIRFDDNAGVILTDKNNPKGTRIFGPVARELREKNFTKIISLAPEVL, from the coding sequence GTGATTAAACCTTATACCAGACTGAGAGTGGCGGATAACACCGGGGCCCGCCAGATAATGTGCATTAATATTCCGGGCGGCACCGGGCGCAAGGATGCCCATGTGGGCGACGTCATCTCCTGCGCCGTCAAAAAAGCCACGCCCGACGCCGTAGTGAAAAAGGGCGAGGTAGTGCAGGCGGTCATCGTACGCGTAGCGCAGCCCTATCGCCGCCCCGACGGCTCGTATATCCGCTTCGACGATAACGCCGGCGTTATCCTGACGGACAAGAACAACCCCAAGGGCACCCGTATCTTCGGCCCGGTGGCCAGGGAGCTCAGGGAGAAGAATTTTACCAAGATAATTTCACTGGCGCCAGAAGTACTTTAG
- a CDS encoding 30S ribosomal protein S17, whose product MANVKSMIGMVVSTKMNKTVVVAVEKQKQHPLYRKTYRIMVKYLAHDETGACKLEDKVRIVETRPLSKLKRWRVAEILSRGEVPEVRPEEVK is encoded by the coding sequence ATGGCAAATGTGAAAAGCATGATCGGCATGGTGGTCAGCACCAAGATGAATAAAACGGTGGTGGTGGCTGTTGAAAAGCAGAAGCAGCATCCGCTGTATCGCAAGACCTACCGCATAATGGTGAAATATCTGGCTCACGATGAGACTGGCGCATGCAAGCTGGAAGACAAAGTGCGCATCGTGGAAACGCGTCCGCTATCCAAGCTGAAGCGCTGGCGCGTAGCCGAGATACTCAGCCGCGGCGAAGTGCCCGAGGTCAGGCCTGAGGAAGTAAAGTAA
- a CDS encoding 50S ribosomal protein L29 — protein sequence MKIKDVRLLSDEEMKKKIDDTHRQLLDLRFKAATKQIKNHREIPGARRDIARIKTAKRERELGIRQD from the coding sequence TTGAAGATTAAAGACGTACGTCTCCTCAGCGATGAGGAAATGAAAAAGAAAATCGATGATACGCACAGGCAGCTATTAGACCTGCGCTTCAAGGCCGCCACCAAGCAAATCAAGAATCATCGTGAGATACCCGGAGCCAGGCGCGATATTGCCCGCATCAAGACCGCCAAACGCGAACGCGAACTGGGCATAAGGCAGGACTAG
- a CDS encoding 50S ribosomal protein L16 produces MLQPKRVKFRKTHKGRRSGGAHAGATLAFGEYALQATGSAWMTARQIEAARRAIVRSVRRGGKVWIRVFPDKPVTSKPAETRMGGGKGAPDHWVAVIKSGRILFELGGVDHDTAKEAMRLASYKLPFDTRFVAREIIGGAVAKGKELSAVED; encoded by the coding sequence ATGTTACAACCAAAACGAGTAAAATTTAGAAAAACGCACAAGGGCCGCCGTAGCGGCGGCGCTCATGCCGGAGCGACGCTGGCTTTCGGGGAATATGCGCTGCAGGCGACGGGGTCGGCCTGGATGACCGCCCGCCAGATTGAGGCCGCCCGCCGCGCCATCGTGCGCAGCGTGCGCCGCGGCGGCAAGGTGTGGATACGCGTCTTCCCGGACAAACCGGTCACCTCGAAACCGGCTGAAACGCGCATGGGAGGCGGCAAAGGCGCTCCCGACCACTGGGTAGCTGTCATCAAGTCCGGACGCATACTGTTCGAACTGGGCGGCGTCGACCACGATACCGCCAAGGAAGCCATGCGGCTGGCGTCTTATAAACTGCCCTTCGACACTCGTTTCGTCGCCAGGGAAATCATCGGCGGCGCGGTGGCCAAAGGAAAGGAGTTAAGCGCCGTTGAAGATTAA
- a CDS encoding 30S ribosomal protein S3 — protein MGRKVHPMGFRLGIIRDWQSKWYDDKHYAEFILEDVKLRRAVQSKYNDAGISLVEIERQGGKVGVTIHTSRPGIVIGRGGQRVEEMRQYLEGVLGGKKIQLDIREIRQPELDAYLVARSVAEQMERRVAYRRAMKQSIFRTLQAGAKGMRILCSGRLGGVEIARRQLMHQGRVPLQTLRADVDYGFTEAHTTLGRIGVKVWIYRGDIFPAVEAAEEVTVVEAPVVSTTAPAVAPVAAPTKDLTMAEAVARMAEAPVKDVTEAPAAAVKKPRTRKKAVEAPAVEVKTVEETAAKSEVAKEAEKKAKPRAKKVEAAPIKAEKKAEEKPPKAKIAKAKTESVKESKSKAKKEE, from the coding sequence ATGGGGCGCAAAGTTCATCCGATGGGGTTCCGTCTTGGCATCATCCGGGACTGGCAGTCCAAGTGGTATGATGACAAGCATTACGCTGAATTCATCCTGGAGGATGTCAAGCTCAGGCGGGCCGTGCAGTCCAAGTACAATGACGCCGGTATTTCGCTGGTGGAAATCGAGCGCCAGGGGGGCAAGGTGGGGGTTACCATTCATACCTCCCGCCCCGGCATAGTCATAGGCCGCGGCGGTCAGCGCGTCGAAGAGATGCGCCAGTACCTGGAGGGCGTGCTGGGCGGCAAGAAGATACAGCTGGATATCCGCGAGATACGCCAGCCGGAACTTGATGCCTATCTGGTAGCCCGCTCGGTGGCCGAGCAGATGGAACGCCGCGTGGCCTACCGCCGCGCCATGAAACAGAGCATTTTCCGCACGCTGCAGGCAGGCGCCAAGGGTATGAGAATCCTTTGCTCGGGACGTCTGGGAGGCGTGGAAATCGCGCGCCGCCAGCTGATGCATCAGGGACGCGTGCCACTGCAAACACTGCGTGCGGATGTGGATTATGGATTTACCGAGGCGCACACCACGCTGGGGCGCATTGGTGTCAAGGTATGGATTTACCGCGGCGATATCTTCCCTGCGGTTGAAGCGGCTGAAGAAGTGACGGTTGTCGAGGCGCCTGTGGTTAGCACAACGGCCCCCGCCGTAGCTCCTGTGGCCGCGCCGACCAAGGATTTGACGATGGCCGAAGCGGTGGCGCGTATGGCCGAAGCTCCGGTCAAAGATGTAACCGAAGCCCCTGCCGCCGCGGTCAAGAAACCCAGGACACGCAAGAAAGCCGTCGAAGCTCCCGCCGTCGAGGTGAAAACCGTAGAGGAGACAGCGGCCAAGTCTGAGGTTGCCAAAGAAGCCGAAAAGAAGGCCAAACCTCGTGCCAAAAAGGTTGAAGCTGCACCGATAAAAGCCGAGAAAAAAGCGGAAGAGAAACCGCCTAAAGCCAAAATCGCTAAGGCTAAGACCGAATCCGTCAAGGAATCCAAATCCAAGGCTAAAAAAGAAGAATAG
- a CDS encoding 50S ribosomal protein L22: protein MEVKSVAKDTGVSSRKVRLLLDLVRGKKVEEALVMLKFAASPSAKMVAKVVKTAAADAENNFHLTPADLKIVKIYADDAPMLKRFQPRARGRADKVLKRSSHITVVVAEQEG from the coding sequence ATGGAAGTAAAGTCGGTAGCCAAAGACACGGGGGTATCTTCGCGCAAGGTAAGGCTGTTACTGGACCTGGTGCGCGGCAAGAAGGTGGAAGAGGCGCTCGTCATGCTCAAGTTTGCCGCATCGCCTTCCGCCAAAATGGTGGCCAAGGTGGTTAAAACGGCGGCGGCCGATGCCGAGAATAATTTCCACCTGACACCGGCGGATTTGAAAATTGTTAAGATTTACGCCGACGACGCCCCCATGCTGAAGCGCTTTCAGCCGAGGGCGCGCGGTCGGGCCGATAAGGTCTTGAAACGTTCCAGCCATATTACCGTTGTAGTGGCGGAGCAGGAGGGTTAA
- a CDS encoding 30S ribosomal protein S19 gives MSRSVKKGPAVDVKLMKKVDDVNSSGKKVVIKTWARWSTILPQMVGLNIGVYDGRRHVPIFITENMVGHKLGEFAATRTFRGHSTKVEKMTQVQS, from the coding sequence ATGTCAAGGTCAGTAAAAAAGGGACCGGCCGTAGATGTCAAGCTGATGAAGAAGGTGGACGACGTCAACAGCTCGGGTAAAAAAGTGGTTATCAAGACCTGGGCTCGCTGGTCTACCATCCTTCCCCAGATGGTCGGTCTGAACATCGGCGTATACGACGGCCGGCGTCATGTGCCCATCTTCATCACCGAGAATATGGTGGGACACAAGCTGGGGGAGTTTGCCGCAACACGCACCTTCCGCGGGCATTCCACTAAGGTGGAAAAAATGACTCAGGTGCAGAGCTAA
- a CDS encoding 50S ribosomal protein L2 gives MGIRIYRPTSPGRRGMTGLTYEEITKQTPEKALVVPQKGRGGRNVQGKVTVCHRGSGVKRMLRVIDFKRDKAGVPGRVAAIEYDPNRSANIALIFYADGDKRYIVSPSGMNVDDVIKVADDADLKPGNTLPLKNMPTGTLVHNIETEVGRGGKLVRSAGTAAQLMAKEGDYVLIRLPSGEMRRVRAECRATVGQVGNVEHSNVKMGKAGRNRLKGKRPTVRGSAMSPRDHPHGGGEGRTPIGMPGPKTPWGKPALGYKTRKPKHSDKLIVKRRGK, from the coding sequence ATGGGCATTAGAATTTATCGCCCGACCTCGCCAGGCAGGCGGGGAATGACCGGGCTGACTTATGAAGAGATAACCAAGCAGACCCCTGAGAAAGCGCTGGTTGTCCCGCAAAAAGGGCGGGGCGGCCGCAACGTCCAGGGCAAGGTGACCGTGTGCCACCGTGGCTCCGGCGTAAAGCGCATGCTGCGTGTCATCGACTTCAAACGCGACAAAGCCGGCGTCCCCGGACGCGTGGCGGCTATCGAATACGATCCGAACCGATCTGCCAATATCGCACTGATTTTTTATGCTGACGGAGACAAGCGTTATATAGTCTCGCCGAGCGGTATGAATGTTGACGACGTAATAAAAGTCGCCGACGATGCCGATCTGAAACCGGGCAACACGCTGCCTCTCAAGAATATGCCTACCGGTACCCTCGTTCACAATATCGAGACCGAAGTGGGGCGCGGCGGCAAGCTGGTGCGTAGCGCGGGTACTGCTGCTCAACTAATGGCCAAGGAAGGCGACTATGTGCTCATCCGGCTGCCATCAGGCGAGATGCGGCGCGTGCGCGCCGAGTGCCGGGCGACGGTCGGCCAAGTGGGGAATGTGGAACACTCCAACGTAAAGATGGGCAAGGCCGGGCGCAATCGCCTCAAGGGCAAGCGGCCGACGGTGCGCGGCTCAGCCATGTCGCCACGGGACCATCCTCACGGCGGCGGCGAGGGGCGCACCCCCATCGGCATGCCGGGGCCCAAGACGCCCTGGGGCAAGCCGGCTCTGGGTTACAAAACACGCAAACCCAAGCATTCGGATAAACTGATTGTTAAGCGGCGAGGTAAATAA
- a CDS encoding 50S ribosomal protein L23 — translation MQVYEVLRKPLVTEKNTMLQSQGKYAFEVATGANKTQVKQAVEKAFKVTVTGVNVITVHGKTRRAGRRTMTTAPSKKAIVTLKPGDKIELFEGV, via the coding sequence ATCCAGGTCTACGAAGTACTGCGCAAACCTCTTGTTACCGAGAAGAACACCATGCTGCAAAGCCAGGGTAAATATGCCTTCGAGGTGGCCACCGGGGCCAACAAGACGCAGGTAAAACAGGCCGTGGAGAAAGCCTTCAAGGTCACCGTCACCGGGGTTAACGTGATAACAGTCCACGGGAAAACGCGCCGGGCAGGCCGGCGCACGATGACCACAGCGCCCTCTAAAAAGGCTATCGTCACACTCAAACCCGGCGACAAAATCGAGCTTTTTGAAGGCGTCTAA